The DNA region CATCCCCGTGGGCAGCGTGCGCAGCCCGCTGGCGCCGTTGACCGAGGAAAGTCAGCAGCGTCTGGAGAGGATTTTGCGAGAGACCGGAATGATCGACTGATCAATCGTCGATGCCCATGGCCACGATTCGGAAACGGACCAGGACTTCGTCGGCCACTTGCAGGTTGCCGCCCGCGGCGCTGAATGGCTCGATATCAAACTCGCTCTGGCGAATGACGAAGCGCCCGATGGCGCTGAGTTCGTGGTCGTTGAAGTTCAGGGCAACGGGCACGGTCAGTTCGCGGGCCGTGCCGGCCACGGTAATGCGCGCCTCGATATCGGGTTGCCAGACAGGTCCGCTGACACCCAGCGACTCGATCGTGATCAGCGGATGGTTCGCGGCGTCGAGCTGGTCTTCACCGAGCAGGTTCTCGCGCGTGTCCTCGATGGCCGATCCCGACATGTCGGGATCGAAGCCCTCGTCCTCTCGCCAGCGAGGGTGGTCGATCTCGAAGTCGTTGACCGAGATCTCCAGGCTCAGCCCGGAGTCGTGGAATTC from Wenzhouxiangella sp. AB-CW3 includes:
- a CDS encoding YceI family protein, translating into MSLVLLALPVLVGCQAAPRSPAAMDAVSRPAGDEPSELPSGRRYVVLDGQSEARFVVYPAGRLARLGHPHVVGGSVVSGEIVLADEFHDSGLSLEISVNDFEIDHPRWREDEGFDPDMSGSAIEDTRENLLGEDQLDAANHPLITIESLGVSGPVWQPDIEARITVAGTARELTVPVALNFNDHELSAIGRFVIRQSEFDIEPFSAAGGNLQVADEVLVRFRIVAMGIDD